A part of Aegilops tauschii subsp. strangulata cultivar AL8/78 chromosome 2, Aet v6.0, whole genome shotgun sequence genomic DNA contains:
- the LOC109746408 gene encoding uncharacterized protein, whose product MADAADQNPKDAGNRVPEPWAGADGEIADEEYEYEEEEELDERAAAALEREKVQSVFRRLSSDLVGIRVHDVIIRGNAKTREELIEAEVADLLRSATTVQDLLSAAADASARLRGLDVFEAVNITLDAGPPELPGTTNVVIEVIEPAIPISGNAGVFSKPEAKAWSLEGAVKWKNLAGYADIWDASVAYGWDQTTEVGVGVSLPRFKSIPTPLMARASLLSQDWMKFSSYKERLLGLSFGLLSTRHHDLSYNLTWRTLTDPSRLASTSIRRQLGHNLLSALKYTYKIDQRDSHIRPTKGYAFLSSSQVGGLWDNKGLNFFRQEFDARAAVPFGFWNAALNVGVGAGVVLPLARGFMNSSTPVTDRFNLGGHSSPVCSLGGISSLLGFRTRGVGPTEAQRLVPGTSEDGSAAVPGRDYLGGDLAVSAFADLSFDLPLKVFRDAGIHGHAFLTAGNLVKLSEGQYKNLSLDEFRRSFRSSAGVGIILPTKLFRVEVNYCYILKQSQHDSGKTGIQFSFSSPS is encoded by the exons atggccgacgccgccgacCAAAACCCTAAGGACGCCGGGAACCGCGTGCCCGAGCCATGGGCTGGCGCCGATGGAGAAATCGCCGATGAGGAGTACGAgtacgaggaggaggaggagctggaCGAGCGGGCGGCCGCGGCCCTCGAGCGGGAGAAGGTGCAGTCCGTGTTCCGGAGGCTCTCCTCGGACCTGGTGGGGATCCGCGTCCACGACGTCATCATCAGGGGCAACGCCAAGACGCGTGAGGAGCTCATCGAGGCGGAGGTTGCCGACCTCCTCCGCTCCGCCACCACCGTGCAGGACCTGCTGAGCGCCGCGGCCGATGCCAGCGCGCGGCTCCGCGGGCTCGACGTGTTCGAGGCCGTCAACATCACGCTCGATGCCGGCCCGCCCGAACTGCCCGGCACCACCAACGTCGTCATTGAGGTCATCGAGCCCGCCATCCCCATCAGCGGCAACGCTGGCGTCTTCTCCAAGCCGGAG GCAAAAGCATGGTCACTGGAAGGGGCTGTTAAGTGGAAGAATTTGGCTGGCTATGCAGACATCTGGGATGCTTCAGTTGCATATGGTTGGGACCAAACAACAGAGGTTGGTGTAGGAGTCTCGCTGCCAAGATTTAAATCAATACCAACACCCTTGATGGCTCGGGCTTCATTGTTGTCACAAGATTGGATGAAGTTCTCATCATACAAGGAGCGTCTACTTGGTCTTTCATTTGGTTTGCTTTCAACCAGGCACCACGATTTATCTTACAATCTTACATGGCGTACCTTGACTGATCCGTCACGCCTCGCGTCAACGTCCATCAGAAGGCAGTTAGGGCATAACCTTCTATCTGCATTGAAATACACATACAAGATTGATCAAAGGGATTCACATATCAGGCCAACAAAAGGATATGCATTTCTCTCATCCTCTCAAGTTGGTGGTCTTTGGGATAACAAAGGATTGAATTTTTTTCGCCAG GAGTTTGATGCTCGTGCTGCCGTGCCTTTTGGATTCTGGAACGCTGCTCTCAATGTTGGTGTAGGAGCTGGTGTTGTTTTACCACTGGCAAGAGGATTTATGAATTCGTCTACACCTGTTACTGATAGATTTAACCTGGGAGGTCACTCTTCTCCAGTTTGCAGCCTGGGTGGAATATCATCCTTGCTCGGTTTCAGAACAAGAGGGGTTGGCCCGACAGAAGCACAGAGGCTTGTCCCCGGCACGTCGGAAGATGGTTCTGCTGCTGTTCCAGGGAGGGATTACTTGGGCGGCGATCTCGCTGTTTCTGCCTTTGCGGACCTTTCCTTTGATCTGCCTCTGAAGGTGTTTAGAGATGCTGGAATACATGGTCATGCGTTTCTCACTGCTGGGAATCTTGTGAAACTGTCGGAGGGCCAGTACAAAAACTTGTCGCTTGATGAATTCCGCCGTTCGTTTAGGAGTAGTGCTGGCGTCGGCATTATTTTGCCGACTAAACTATTCCGGGTCGAG GTGAACTACTGCTACATTCTGAAGCAATCTCAGCACGACAGTGGAAAGACGGGAATTCAGTTCAGCTTCTCCTCGCCCTCGTAG